The Acidimicrobiales bacterium nucleotide sequence CTCAAGCATGAGGATCACCGTACGTGCGAAGTTGGGATCCATCAGCCCGGGAACGGCCACCAGAAGCCGGCCTTTTGTGGATTCCGGTTGGGGAGGTGTGGAACTCACGGCGCGGTCCTCACGGTCCGTCAAGCGGGTTCTGAGGTGAGAGCGCCTCAGCCAGAAGGGTGTTGGCGCCCGACTGCTCCAGGACTCCAACTAGCTGGCCGCCGGCGAGTTCGGTGTAGATGCCCGTCGTGGTTATCGTGGCATGGCCCAAAAGACTCTGGATTACGTTCATGGATACTCCGTCGGCCGCCAGCTGAACCCCTGCCGTGTGGCGAAGTGAGTGAAGTGACCGATCACGCAGGCCGGCCTCACGGTTCAACAGTTTCAGCCAATACCGCAGACGCTGGTAGGTGAACCGGTCGCCACTATTGGTGACGAATAGGGGAGCGGTCGCTCCCGATGGCCCAAAACGTTCCGCCCGCTCGGCCTGCCACCGGTCGTTCGCTTCGACCAGCTCGTCCGACAAGGGGAGTCGACGTATTCGCCGTGCCTTCCCAACCACATGGAGCATCCAGGTCGCGCGGTCGTCCGCGTCAACCAGGCGCTCTCTGGTGATCCAGCTGACGTCGGCCGCCAGAATCTCGGCGGATCGAAGGCCGAGGACCGCCAGAAATGAGCACATGGCCAGATCCCTGGCGGGCCACCGCACGCGGCTCCCCCGTGGTTTCCCGTTATCTTGAGAAACCGGCCAACTTCGGGCCTCCTCGTAGAGTTCGCTGATCTCATTTGGGCGGTAGTACTCGGGGTCAACTTGAGGAACGTCAAGTTTGGCTACCTTCCGAATCCTGGCTATGTCGGGCACCACGGTCACCAGTCGGTCAGCCACGCAGTAATCAAAGAATGACTTGAGGGCCGCCAACGTCTGGTTGATAGTCGACTTGGAGACGTCTGGTTCGGCCCGCATGGCCCGCACGGTGTCCG carries:
- a CDS encoding tyrosine-type recombinase/integrase, producing the protein MSAVFHEWLAWLPLYEDKPPHTVRAYSQGVRRVVSFAEIAPATFRADSLDQATLTDTVRAMRAEPDVSKSTINQTLAALKSFFDYCVADRLVTVVPDIARIRKVAKLDVPQVDPEYYRPNEISELYEEARSWPVSQDNGKPRGSRVRWPARDLAMCSFLAVLGLRSAEILAADVSWITRERLVDADDRATWMLHVVGKARRIRRLPLSDELVEANDRWQAERAERFGPSGATAPLFVTNSGDRFTYQRLRYWLKLLNREAGLRDRSLHSLRHTAGVQLAADGVSMNVIQSLLGHATITTTGIYTELAGGQLVGVLEQSGANTLLAEALSPQNPLDGP